The following are encoded in a window of Vespula pensylvanica isolate Volc-1 chromosome 2, ASM1446617v1, whole genome shotgun sequence genomic DNA:
- the LOC122638163 gene encoding protein PRRC2C isoform X3: MSTLSGILSKGEKGKSKFQSLDINNLYRVSRGESLEQHQQKNTLPRKHGMQTLGRVPSARRPPANLPSLKSETSSSDPAVSLVPSGGSGWATTKDSGSSSTNTTVSTTATDSNTTNSSPTQCVTGSTAPTSLHPLLPGQQGTSHSSDANNKSSWSAIMSKSGDVVGYAGLVGGGRGGRSAPGLSFLAHQSPQFQHEFPSLSGQPSVSASNQSQTQESSATSNAISVAVQHHSLLQQQPYSHNHSGGALNNQQQQQNRELNAQYGPGPSLRPQTEGSWIQGGSRTTSGTTPTTGAPGNGNTPAVQGPPMVGPSGSTGHTEGLAGGRQNLGQSPNMAMGQAGQSTSPNSQAPLPSASHQMYRGNFPSGFPSQFSPNVGSGGPRPRFNYPPDRFPLPQRPQERDRVPEEEIITRPIIKEEDLTRMDDISRDAGWAAHDDIDYNQKLAFSDDEPEPEPPKKEEKKDVKTEEKLDENHSENKDKPRDNRDNRETAKDNRDQPTHRPWNQSTLSRDLRGPNGPNCFSTQPSLQSVHSLRVDAEDDEAWNERRRLKVEVAFVVKRARQRKEEEEKRFQESTKQAAAKKLQDLEKKLQEKQSRQKEDERGPPPEPKGLISVPPVPIPVPEWEREKEIRERENRERERERSRTSSEGKDDKSARESREPRDNLRESRDTRDQLMNDRQSDRQLDRQNDRQNDRQIDRQNDRQIDRQNDRQIDRQNDRQIDRQNDRQIDRQNDRQTDRQNDRQNERQNDRANDRQNDRPNDRPNDRQNDRQIDRQNFLRQPDIAARSERERERDRDQRDIRDREYPGFLRHFQTNIPPRFQKQQAERSGSGFNRISPSAERSSQSVSFAQQYDSGRWGHNHNNLIDNNTKQSHAVPPPRRSRIDSDVSSPLEEDRSSSRDHRGQLSREDRYRHPAHRKSGGYYDEYTRTYKDYDWDDRHPREPWERERHFDDKERETNLDSRDGRESRENRPIRQNRDSVENRDRDSKEKKDYDNYLKDTCDERERCDDRERSDGTEWRDDRTQERQTEKRREMPREERIERNERPQRPDSRDSRTSRESKTSSRDDEPHKLRDCGLWVNEISDYEEKKRDLYHENNRERERDRRQPPGPVTKDKLEADDLKSEKRNLTQLKRNSSEQEKKDAVKETVTETKKETDIRSRKSERITETSNRPVERGDSSPKAWADAVSPTFEKEEEKILETFKDINELENVKQNLEKLTLEKREDVHIEDTNKEHVKEEKREKNTRNRTSSGSSSSRARDCRGGRQWGGSIYTRWSGQESRGRRGGSKSSGRPASARSGSYGHTDSENSADEISGSTESGKEERRSAKSPKLSQKIDKEERNREVSRREDKRTGEYSQARNEKRSYDGKPSREGFAPSGEPSRRGRGGFRIRSSGNNSNRMEGYGPPSSKSPFSSERNAEEKQNTTKQCSTTTASDKETNNPASTPIESSDDKMIAKQQALTAGITGRRTKSPNPQSQQSNKQDNHQTSGNVVSQKPHKKEESLSKRTRSGSRRGKDTRESRFRGSSSNVSKQTSSDVGNEEWETTSENSEDHMDDHKESRNSRNKHFNGRGNQNSNQNAMGGNLHSRRNEQGGNNRDQREKNSKSSSTSSRAPGAEKRNVQNSSFCNQRNQSSISQSQNGRSRSQGSSHGGSMSNKSSSNKENTVNRIDEIKLNEPNLVNQAFNDMNKKSQSKEKKIVDNASDSNNFTEDGSTIVEDKLDSDGFQEVRSKKNVKEPRHSQKDEIKPSAKKEKERERDRSKSKSNNGSQQISQQTQNIPSLLGQSIQQPVSMPQKQYDKNTKGLKLPPRFQKQRLAKQQQQQTFADPNDVNKMNSSGNNNMKDSSGGPAPPPSVNAWDKPFISQLRSNSPSAVPADVQLMSGLTSQNDQVHENNEQANSGNSSQRNSPSGEKAGKNTKDLVEKNVSDVSSPPVQTLIFENTNYSKTTKTTPTDLAMKSKFSNHVQKQQRVDKRVEMEEEGNPMHQHSQQSLSVAFSNKPNDLMKNKNQEPIQMPLSFNKNEDNADMKLDFTFDSDLSQLTEDKSKTLGMTRSMHMSSGQSTISPSTAELNLKIASVKKVWENATPMPTVVEHEDGGNVVSTANSFPQAFENSDVDDSYSPHQQYNQNNMKNEITTSTNVCKLVPPQVKPQQQSAGSNGTQPGSTVPGPSPIGAGQSPMGHPPASLQGPLSPPPFNSTGQPSHINYQEFPQYPGSQAAQYGSMSAIPSPPAMLFNTGSGQLPAQAGGLYGAFQLDQSRSPFTQYPPYGPSLQSSFNQQNVYLPQPPPPPPHAPSAPTPDMYPNNLSQYRITAATAPPFGQNQQLSNNPNTVLISSSSNSLMSASVKPSSQPIGAIGTKAAPHFQAPSAPQPNQLPYIPYDPNQVLSVSGSYMGNSQLVQRPGPNVQASANSYYSATSADVFPGSQTGFYQPGGATQQTGTHYGLQGFGQHSQSLATGSATPVGLQNFSPGFLSNSGLQIAAAAAAQQFRNPTGGLPAPANATSTFLNKHQPQEQPRQLKSPSGNQQDVLASVFNATPQIPSPKSRNCKQQTSSQQPQPSPTQHHKYQQYQGVSQSALVSSYSNYVLQQNVRGMGMPPRAGIQPSQQRYPPPIQRPVVPFAQGPTLNNSTQQPNSMPSQQQAQINRHRPNLHQQQQQRNMKMQQQQYYSSQGNVKIDSNDKTDSHNDKINDGNSGNQSGGNKSNVNQQDSDTKEEVSQQNE; encoded by the exons ATGTCTACTCTGTCAGGGATTTTGTCGAAGggggagaaaggaaaatcaaAGTTTCAATCGTTAGATATCAATAATTTGTATCGGGTAAGCAGG gGAGAATCCTTAGAACAACATCAACAAAAGAACACATTACCGCGCAAACATGGCATGCAAACCCTCGGAAGGGTGCCCTCGGCACGGAGACCTCCCGCTAATTTGCCCAGTTTGAAAAGTGAAACTAGCAGCAGCGATCCAGCTGTCAGTCTTGTACCTAGTGGAGGAAGTGGTTGGGCAACTACCAAGGATTCAGGATCTTCAAGCACTAATACTACTGTATCTACAACAGCAACAGATTCAAACACT ACAAATTCTTCACCAACACAATGTGTAACGGGGTCGACTGCACCAACATCTCTTCATCCTTTGCTACCAGGACAACAAGGTACTTCACATTCTTCCGATGCAAACAACAAATCATCATGGAGTGCAATTATGAGCAAATCAGGAGATg TGGTTGGATACGCGGGGCTCGTGGGGGGCGGAAGAGGGGGAAGAAGTGCCCCTGGGCTGAGTTTCCTTGCCCACCAGTCCCCGCAGTTCCAACACGAGTTTCCCAGTCTCAGCGGACAGCCCTCTGTCTCCGCCTCCAATCAGAGCCAGACTCAAGAGTCCTCGGCAACATCCAATGCGATCTCAGTCGCTGTCCAACACCACTCATTGCTACAGCAACAGCCATATTCCCACAACCACTCAG GAGGTGCACTAAACAatcagcagcaacaacagaaTCGAGAACTAAATGCACAGTATGGTCCTGGACCAAGTCTACGCCCTCAaa CAGAAGGAAGTTGGATTCAAGGAGGCAGTCGCACGACGAGCGGAACAACACCAACAACAGGCGCTCCCGGAAATGGGAATACTCCGGCGGTCCAGGGCCCCCCAATGGTGGGTCCCAGTGGTTCTACGGGACACACGGAGGGACTCGCTGGCGGGCGACAGAACTTGGGCCAATCGCCCAACATGGCTATGGGCCAGGCAGGCCAGAGTACTTCCCCCAACAGTCAAGCTCCACTTCCTTCTGCTTCGCATCAG ATGTATAGAGGAAATTTCCCAAGTGGATTCCCATCTCAGTTTTCACCAAACGTAGGATCGGGTGGTCCACGGCCACGATTCAACTATCCTCCAGATCGCTTTCCTCTTCCTCAACGACCGCAAGAACGCGATCGTGTTCCAGAGGAGGAGATCATAACGCGTCctattattaaagaagaagatttaaCAAGAATGGACGATATCTCGCGTGACGCAGGCTGGGCAGCGCACGATGATATTGATTATAACCAGAAATTGGCTTTTAGCGATGACGAACCTGAACCTGAGCCcccgaaaaaggaagaaaaaaaagatgttaagacagaagaaaaattagatgAAAATCATTcggaaaataaagataaaccAAGGGACAATCGTGACAATAGAGAAACTGCAAAAGATAATCGAGATCAACCTACGCATCGTCCATGGAATCAAAGCACTCTATCTCGAGATTTACGTGGTCCTAATGGTCCAAATTGCTTCTCTACTCAACCATCGCTGCAATCGGTGCATTCTTTGAGAG TAGACGCAGAAGACGACGAAGCGTGGAATGAAAGACGCAGATTGAAAGTTGAAGTTGCATTTGTTGTTAAACGTGCCCGTCAAcgcaaagaggaagaagaaaaaagattccaAGAATCTACTAAACAAGCGGCAGCTAAAAAGTTACAAGatttggaaaagaaattacaagaaaaacaatcaagacaaaaagaagatgaacGTGGACCACCACCTGAACCGAAAGGTCTCATTAGTGTTCCACCTGTACCTATTCCTGTACCCGAATGGGAACGCGAGAAAGAAATCAGAGAACGTGAAAATCGAGAACGTGAACGGGAACGATCTCGCACTTCTTCTGAAGGAAAAGATGATAAATCTGCTCGTGAATCTCGTGAACCCAGGGACAATTTAAGAGAATCTAGAGACACCCGCGATCAGTTGATGAATGATCGACAGAGTGATCGACAACTTGACCGGCAAAACGATCGTCAGAATGATCGACAAATTGATCGTCAAAATGATCGACAAATTGATCGTCAGAATGATCGACAAATTGATCGTCAGAACGATCGACAAATTGATCGTCAGAATGATCGACAAATTGATCGTCAGAACGATCGTCAGACCGATCGTCAGAACGATCGTCAGAACGAACGCCAGAACGATCGAGCAAATGACCGTCAGAATGATCGACCAAATGATCGACCAAATGATCGTCAAAATGATCGACAAATAGATCGACAGAATTTCTTGAGACAACCAGATATTGCTGCACGCAGCGAACGTGAACGAGAACGTGATCGTGATCAACGTGATATTAGAGATCGTGAATATCCTGGATTTTTACGACATTTTCAAACTAACATACCACCCAGATTTCAAAAACAACAGGCAGAAAGGAGTGGTTCTGGGTTTAACCGCATTTCACCGAGCGCAGAAAGATCATCTCAATCTGTCTCGTTTGCTCAACAATATGACTCCGGAAGATGGGGTCacaatcataataatttaa tAGATAACAATACGAAGCAATCACATGCAGTACCACCACCCCGGCGAAGTAGAATTGATTCGGATGTATCATCACCATTGGAGGAGGATCGTTCTTCATCGCGCGACCATCGTGGACAATTATCCAGAGAGGATCGTTACCGTCATCCTGCACATCGAAAATCAGGTGGTTATTATGACGAATACACTCGCACCTACAAAGATTATGATTGGGACGATAGACATCCTCGCGAACCTTGGGAACGCGAGAGACATTTCGATGATAAGGAGCGAGAAACAAATTTGGATTCAAGAGATGGTAGGGAAAGTAGAGAGAATCGACCGATTAGACAGAATCGAGACAGCGTTGAAAATCGTGACCGAGacagtaaagaaaaaaaggactaTGACAACTATTTaaag GATACTTGTGATGAACGCGAGCGTTGCGATGATAGGGAACGCTCCGATGGTACCGAATGGCGTGATGATCGTACTCAAGAGAGACAAACTGAAAAACGACGTGAAATGCCACGCGAGGAACGTATCGAACGTAATGAACGGCCACAAAGACCGGATTCGCGTGACAGTCGTACGTCAAGAGAATCGAAAACATCATCGCGCGACGATGAGCCTCATAAGTTGCGCGACTGTGGCTTATGGGTAAATGAAATTTCggattacgaagaaaaaaagcgagatctttatcacgaaaataatagagaaagagagagagacagaagacAGCCACCTGGTCCTGTGACTAAGGATAAATTAGAAGCGGATGATTTAAAGAGCGAGAAACGTAACTTGACtcaattgaaaagaaatagctCTGAGCAGGAGAAGAAAGATGCAGTAAAGGAAACTGTaactgaaacgaaaaaagaaaccgaTATCCGTAGCAGAAAATCTGAACGTATAACTGAAACAAGTAATAGACCTGTAGAAAGAGGAGATAGTTCTCCAAAAGCTTGGGCTGATGCTGTATCACCAACGtttgaaaaggaagaggaaaagatattGGAAACTTTTAAAGACATAAACGAACTAGAGAATGTAAAACAGAATCTGGAAAAATTGACTCTAGAGAAAAGGGAGGATGTGCATATTGAAGATACGAATAAGGAACAtgtgaaagaggaaaaacgtGAGAAGAATACACGAAATAGGACAAGTAGCGGAAGCTCCAGTTCACGTGCTCGAGATTGTCGAGGTGGACGTCAATGGGGAGGATCCATTTATACACGTTGGAGTGGTCAAGAATCTAGAGGAAGGAGAGGTGGGTCTAAATCATCGGGTAGACCAGCATCTGCTAGAAGTGGTTCCTATGGTCACACTGATTCTGAAAATAGTGCAGATGAAATTTCTGGCTCAACCGAAtcaggaaaagaagagaggaggtcTGCAAAATCGCCGAAACTATCTCAGAAGATCGACAAGGAAGAACGTAACAGAGAGGTATCTAGACGAGAAGACAAACGAACTGGAGAATATTCCCAAGCACGAAATGAGAAACGATCATATGATGGAAAACCAAGTCGTGAAGGATTTGCACCATCCGGTGAACCATCCAGACGAGGTCGAGGTGGATTTAGAATCAGATCTTCTGGTAACAATAGTAATCGCATGGAAGGGTATGGGCCACCGTCCAGTAAAAGCCCTTTCTCATCGGAACGTAATGCTgaagaaaaacagaatacTACTAAACAATGTTCAACAACGACTGCATCGGATAAAGAGACAAATAATCCTGCGAGCACGCCAATAGAGTCTAGTGACGATAAAATGATAGCGAAACAACAAGCTCTTACAGCTGGTATAACAGGTAGACGTACAAAATCGCCGAATCCACAGAGTCAACAATCTAATAAACAGGATAATCATCAAACATCTGGCAATGTTGTATCACAAAAGCCGCATAAGAAGGAGGAATCTCTCTCCAAGAGAACTCGCAGTGGAAGTAGAAGG ggTAAAGACACTCGGGAATCACGTTTTCgtggcagcagcagcaacgtATCGAAACAAACCTCGTCCGACGTGGGTAATGAAGAATGGGAAACCACATCTGAAAATAGTGAAGACCACATGGATGATCACAAAGAGTCTCGTAATAGTCGCAACAAACATTTTAACGGACGTGGAAATCAAAACTCAAACCAGAATGCTATGGGTGGTAATTTACATTCTCGTAGAAACGAGCAAGGTGGAAATAATCGAGATCAACGTGAAAAGAATAGCAAATCTTCCAGTACGTCATCAAGGGCACCAGGAGCGGAAAAACGAAATGTCCAAAACTCATCATTCTGTAATCAAAGAAATCAGTCATCTATAAGTCAATCCCAAAATGGTAGATCGAGGAGTCAAGGTTCTTCGCATGGTGGATCAATGTCTAACAAGTCATCTAGTAATAAGGAAAATACTGTAAATCGTATAGATGAAATCAAGTTGAATGAGCCAAATTTGGTTAATCAAGCCTTTAATgacatgaataaaaaaagtcaatcgaaagaaaagaaaatagttgaTAACGCTTCAGACTCGAATAATTTTACGGAAGACGGATCGACTATTGTGGAAGATAAGTTGGACTCTGATGGTTTCCAAGAGGTTCGTTCAAAGAAAAACGTGAAAGAACCTAGACACTCCCAAAAAGATGAAATCAAACCATCagcgaagaaggagaaggaacgagaacgagatcGTTCAAAATCTAAATCAAACAATGGATCTCAACAAATTTCTCAACAAACTCAAAATATACCATCATTATTAGGTCAATCTATTCAGCAGCCAGTGAGCATGCCACAAAAACAATACGATAAGAATACAAAAGGTTTGAAGCTCCCACCAAGATTTCAAAAACAACGCTTGGCgaagcagcaacaacagcagacATTTGCTGATCCAAATGacgtaaataaaatgaatagtTCTggcaataataatatgaaagattCGTCTGGTGGTCCAGCACCTCCACCTTCCGTGAATGCTTGGGACAAACCTTTCATCAGTCAACTGCGCTCAAATTCTCCTTCTGCTGTCCCAGCTGACGTTCAATTGATGTCCGGTTTAACTTCGCAAAATGATCAAGTTCACGAAAATAACGAGCAAGCTAATTCTGGCAATAGCAGTCAACGAAATTCTCCAAGCGGTGAAAAAGCTGGAAAGAACACGAAAGATCTCGTAGAGAAGAATGTTTCTGATGTTTCTTCACCACCGGTTCAAACTTTAATCTTTGAGAATACAAATTACTCAAAAACGACTAAAACAACGCCAACTGATTTAGCCATGAAATCCAAATTTTCAAATCATGTTCAGAAACAGCAACGCGTAGACAAGCGCGTAGAAATGGAAGAGGAAGGCAATCCGATGCATCAACATTCGCAACAATCATTATCGGTTGCTTTCTCCAACAAACCGAATGACCTTATGAAGAATAAGAACCAGGAGCCTATTCAAATGcctttatcatttaataagaACGAAGACAACGCCGATATGAAACTTGATTTTACATTTGACTCTGATCTCTCGCAGTTGACAGAAGACAAAAGCAAAACTTTGGGAATGACTCGGTCCATGCACATGAGCTCTGGACAAAGTACGATATCACCCTCAACCGCAGAGCTTAATTTGAAGATAGCTTCGGTAAAAAAGGTTTGGGAAAACGCCACTCCTATGCCGACTGTAGTCGAACATGAAGATGGTGGTAATGTCGTCAGTACTGCTAACAGTTTTCCTCAAGCTTTTGAGAACAGCGACGTCGATGATAGCTACAGCCCACATCAGCAGTACAACCAGAATaacatgaaaaatgaaatcacAACGTCTACGAACGTGTGCAAG CTGGTTCCCCCGCAGGTGAAGCCGCAGCAACAATCCGCGGGAAGCAATGGAACCCAACCTGGCTCTACTGTACCCGGTCCGAGTCCTATTGGAGCTGGACAGAGTCCCATGGGTCATCCACCTGCTAGCCTTCAAGGACCTTTAAGCCCACCACCATTCAATTCGACCGGTCAACCTTCTCATATCAATTATCAG gaATTTCCACAATATCCTGGATCACAAGCTGCACAATACGGTAGCATGTCTGCTATACCTTCACCACCAGCAATGTTATTCAATACAGGTTCTGGTCAATTACCAGCACAAGCGGGTGGTTTATATGGTGCTTTCCAATTGGATCAAAGTCGTTCACCGTTCACACAATATCCGCCCTATGGACCGTCCCTTCAAAGTTCATTCAACCAGCAAAATGTATACTTGCCACAgccgccaccaccgccaccacatGCTCCAAGTGCGCCAACTCCTGATATGTATCCCAATAATTTATCGCAATATCGTATT aCTGCTGCAACTGCACCTCCGTTTGGACAAAATCAGCAGCTTAGTAATAATCCCAATACGGTTCTTATCAGTTCATCATCGAATTCTTTAATGTCAGCAAGCGTTAAACCATCTTCTCAACCAATTGGTGCAATTGGTACTAAAGCGGCGCCTCATTTTCAAGCACCATCTGCACCACAGCCAAATCAA ttACCTTACATACCTTATGATCCAAACCAAGTGCTCAGTGTAAGCGGTAGTTACATGGGTAACTCTCAGTTGGTGCAGAGGCCAGGCCCTAATGTACAGGCATCGGCAAATAGTTATTATAGTGCTACATCGGCtg ATGTATTCCCGGGATCACAAACTGGCTTTTACCAGCCAGGTGGTGCCACACAGCAAACTGGCACTCACTATGGTCTTCAAGGATTTGGTCAGCATAGTCAAAGCCTGGCAACAGGAAGTGCAACGCCTGTTGGTCTTCAAAATTTTAGTCCTGGATTTTTGTCTAATTCAGGACTACA